A genomic segment from Idiomarina piscisalsi encodes:
- a CDS encoding LysR family transcriptional regulator translates to MNLSHLKMLIAVAELGSLQKSAEHLNRTQSAVSMALKKLEQSAGFELFNRQGYRLQLTEQGQHFLRQAEEVVRQQERLQSLTEKLKYGAEPLLTLCYDHTCDSKLWLPSIEHIQQYYPATEIHIDGESQMRALKRIDNGSADLALCPWLPLFRQYGDFETLPVAPFELTVAIASSLVDDFGRIPSSRQDLLELPMLIPQNLEIGINLDAVLRLPSQQRIRVNEVNTQYELLKAGFGWGIIPRHIAESALESGELVEISIPGFIQQVRLEIHLVRSANRTLGPAANTIWQEFS, encoded by the coding sequence ATGAATTTATCACACTTAAAAATGCTGATTGCGGTCGCAGAGCTTGGCAGCCTACAAAAGTCAGCAGAGCATTTAAACCGAACGCAATCGGCCGTCAGCATGGCCTTAAAAAAGCTCGAACAAAGCGCGGGTTTTGAACTGTTTAACCGGCAAGGCTACCGACTGCAATTAACCGAACAAGGTCAGCATTTTTTACGACAGGCCGAAGAGGTCGTGCGCCAGCAAGAGCGTCTACAGTCTCTGACTGAAAAACTAAAATACGGGGCCGAACCCTTGCTGACGCTTTGCTATGACCATACCTGCGACAGTAAGTTGTGGCTGCCCAGTATTGAGCATATACAACAGTATTACCCCGCCACCGAAATTCACATTGACGGCGAATCACAAATGCGGGCGCTCAAACGAATAGATAACGGCTCCGCTGATTTAGCGCTGTGTCCGTGGCTGCCCTTATTTCGTCAGTATGGAGACTTTGAAACGTTACCCGTGGCACCTTTCGAGCTCACTGTGGCCATTGCCTCCTCTTTAGTGGATGACTTCGGACGCATACCATCAAGCCGACAGGATTTGCTCGAACTCCCGATGCTAATCCCACAAAACTTAGAAATTGGTATAAATTTAGATGCAGTGCTGCGCTTGCCCAGCCAACAGCGCATACGAGTCAATGAAGTGAATACTCAATATGAACTGTTAAAAGCCGGCTTTGGGTGGGGGATTATTCCCCGACATATTGCCGAAAGCGCACTGGAGTCCGGTGAACTGGTTGAAATAAGCATTCCCGGTTTCATCCAACAGGTACGCCTGGAGATTCACCTGGTGCGCTCGGCGAACAGAACATTAGGCCCCGCTGCAAACACTATTTGGCAAGAGTTTTCTTAG
- a CDS encoding DUF885 domain-containing protein — protein sequence MRNLILIGSLLGLTACATTTSQQPTQQNVAQQSVAEQFHQLADSIWEGMNESSDTELTDMSPEALKARYEKQSKWLEQLDAINVSQLSDEDKINHAMIRYSLKNRVDEYRFNAHYMPLTAEGSFHSSLAFMPSYTPFNSVEDYQHYISKLRSIPRYMAQQTHWLRKAIEEGYTQPAAAMAGFEESILAYIVQDAKESVYFSPFAQQPGFVDDAEWEALKADAVTAIDEQVMPAYDDYFTFMVTEYLPNARESVGASELPNGEAFYQNRIKHYTTLDMTADEIHEIGLQEVARIRGEMLEAIEASGFDGDFDEFVEFLRTDDQFYPETAEELLHYAAWIAKKMDGQLPKLFKTLPRKPYGIAPVPEEIAPKYTTGRYSGSNRDDRAGFYWVNTYALDRRPLYQMEALTLHEAVPGHHLQNAIAGELEDLPEYRQQTYISAFGEGWGLYSEYLGLEAGFYEDPYSNFGRLSYEMWRAARLVVDTGMHAKGWSRERAMDFMANNTALSLHNVKTEIDRYITWPAQALSYKLGELTIKRLRAEAEQQLGDKFDIREFHDAVLENGSVPLKVLEQHINNWIAEQK from the coding sequence ATGCGTAATCTGATTCTTATTGGAAGTTTATTAGGGTTAACCGCCTGCGCGACAACAACGTCACAGCAACCGACCCAACAAAACGTTGCACAACAGAGCGTTGCTGAGCAATTTCATCAGTTGGCAGACAGCATCTGGGAAGGTATGAATGAATCCAGCGATACCGAACTGACCGATATGTCTCCGGAAGCGCTTAAGGCTCGATACGAGAAACAATCAAAGTGGCTGGAACAACTGGACGCCATTAACGTGAGTCAGTTAAGCGACGAAGATAAAATTAACCACGCGATGATTCGCTATTCGCTAAAAAACCGTGTCGACGAATACCGCTTTAATGCGCATTACATGCCGCTAACCGCCGAAGGCAGCTTCCATAGTTCACTGGCGTTTATGCCGTCATACACGCCTTTTAACTCAGTTGAGGATTATCAACACTATATTTCAAAGTTACGCAGCATTCCGCGCTACATGGCGCAACAAACCCATTGGCTAAGAAAAGCGATTGAGGAAGGCTACACACAACCAGCTGCGGCTATGGCCGGTTTCGAAGAGAGTATTTTGGCTTATATTGTTCAGGACGCCAAAGAAAGCGTTTACTTTTCGCCATTCGCACAGCAGCCCGGCTTTGTCGACGACGCTGAGTGGGAAGCATTAAAAGCCGACGCCGTGACCGCCATTGACGAGCAGGTTATGCCAGCATACGACGACTATTTTACGTTTATGGTCACCGAATACTTACCCAATGCACGCGAAAGCGTTGGTGCCAGTGAACTGCCTAATGGTGAAGCGTTTTACCAAAACCGTATTAAACATTACACCACACTGGATATGACCGCTGACGAGATTCATGAAATAGGCCTGCAGGAAGTAGCGCGTATTCGCGGTGAAATGCTGGAGGCTATTGAAGCCAGTGGTTTCGACGGAGACTTTGACGAGTTTGTCGAGTTTTTACGTACGGACGACCAGTTTTATCCTGAAACTGCAGAAGAATTATTGCACTATGCGGCTTGGATAGCGAAGAAGATGGATGGACAGTTACCTAAGCTGTTCAAAACCTTACCGCGTAAACCGTATGGCATTGCGCCGGTTCCGGAAGAGATTGCGCCGAAGTACACCACAGGCCGTTACTCAGGCAGTAACCGCGATGACCGCGCTGGCTTTTATTGGGTAAACACTTATGCATTAGACCGTCGTCCGCTATACCAGATGGAAGCGCTGACGTTGCACGAAGCAGTACCGGGTCACCATTTGCAAAACGCCATTGCAGGAGAGTTAGAAGACTTACCTGAGTACCGTCAGCAGACTTATATTTCCGCGTTTGGTGAAGGCTGGGGTTTGTACTCTGAATACTTAGGCCTGGAAGCCGGTTTCTATGAAGACCCTTACAGTAACTTTGGTCGTTTAAGCTATGAAATGTGGCGTGCCGCACGCTTAGTTGTTGATACGGGCATGCATGCTAAAGGCTGGAGCCGTGAGCGGGCAATGGACTTTATGGCCAACAACACAGCGTTGTCGTTGCATAACGTCAAAACCGAAATTGACCGTTACATTACCTGGCCTGCGCAAGCGCTTTCATACAAATTGGGTGAGTTAACCATTAAGCGTTTGCGCGCTGAGGCAGAGCAGCAGTTAGGTGATAAGTTCGACATTCGTGAGTTCCACGATGCAGTACTGGAAAACGGCAGCGTGCCACTGAAAGTACTCGAGCAACACATCAACAACTGGATTGCTGAGCAGAAATAG
- a CDS encoding Dyp-type peroxidase, whose translation MDKAQSGIYAEPNLHGLTLFCHVMSDDVESLRRKLSRFPSIVQDLDARFSEAMLTGFVGIGAEYWDILYPHKRPLHLQTFPELSDADREAPRQPFDLIIHIRCDRFDANYLAGRTIMEWFGYDIEVAEQIRSFRYLDGRDLLGFIDAPDNPRGMRKRQAALINTNDDSDFVDGSYLFVQKIRYDLRRWDYLGPEKQEQIMGREKVSGERLPEAMIDGVTHAAKAKLMDKKEQPIPLLRQNMPWGDLREQGLLGMYFSHAPKSVVEWLKTRYYADEQGQYDPVLDYSQAVLNSSFFVPSIRFLSENRELPSTQEDGSTD comes from the coding sequence GTGGATAAAGCGCAATCAGGGATATACGCCGAGCCAAATTTGCACGGCTTAACCTTGTTTTGTCATGTCATGAGTGACGATGTTGAGAGCTTACGCCGCAAGTTGTCGCGGTTTCCTTCTATTGTCCAGGACCTCGATGCCCGTTTCTCGGAAGCCATGCTGACGGGATTTGTCGGTATAGGGGCGGAATATTGGGACATACTGTATCCGCATAAACGACCGTTACACTTACAGACGTTTCCTGAGCTCAGTGATGCCGACCGTGAAGCACCGCGGCAACCATTCGATCTTATTATCCATATTCGATGTGACCGCTTTGACGCCAATTATCTCGCTGGCAGAACCATTATGGAATGGTTTGGTTATGACATTGAGGTGGCAGAGCAAATCCGCTCTTTTCGTTATTTAGACGGGCGTGACCTGCTGGGCTTTATTGATGCGCCGGATAACCCAAGGGGTATGCGTAAACGTCAGGCCGCGCTTATTAATACAAACGACGATAGCGACTTTGTTGATGGCAGTTATTTGTTTGTCCAGAAAATTCGTTATGACCTGCGCCGATGGGATTATTTAGGCCCTGAAAAACAAGAGCAGATCATGGGGCGGGAAAAAGTCTCCGGTGAACGGTTGCCGGAGGCAATGATTGATGGCGTTACCCACGCCGCTAAAGCGAAGTTGATGGACAAGAAAGAGCAGCCAATACCTTTGTTGCGGCAGAACATGCCCTGGGGAGACTTACGTGAACAAGGGTTATTGGGTATGTATTTTTCTCACGCGCCAAAGAGTGTGGTCGAGTGGCTGAAGACTCGTTACTACGCCGATGAACAAGGGCAGTATGATCCGGTGCTGGATTACTCTCAGGCGGTGTTAAATTCAAGTTTCTTTGTGCCGTCGATACGGTTTTTATCTGAAAACCGTGAGTTACCGAGCACTCAAG
- the acnB gene encoding bifunctional aconitate hydratase 2/2-methylisocitrate dehydratase, whose product MLKEYRQHVEERAAEGIPPKPLNAEQVADLVELLKNPPAGEEDFLVELLSERVPPGVDEAAYVKAGFLSALVKGEIQSPVISKEDAVKLLGNMHGGYNIETLVALLDDAELGRLAAEELKHTILMFDAFHDVEEKMKAGNELAKEVVESWAEGEWFTSRDKMAGQIKATVFKVTGETNTDDLSPAPDAWSRPDIPLHAKAMYKMPREGITDAGKQIEELKEKGHPVAFVGDVVGTGSSRKSATNSVLWNIGEDMPGTPNKRAGGICIGGKVAPIFFNTMKDAGALVFEADVEKMNMGDVITIYPYEGKIENEAGDVIAEYDYASRVILDEVRAGGRINLIIGRGLTAKARESLGLGHSDLFLTPEQPASSDKGFSLAQKLVGKACGMDGVRPGTYVEPKMTTVGSQDTTGPMTRDELKDLACLGFNADLVMQSFCHTSAYPKPVDVETQHTLPDFIMNRGGVSLRPNDGIIHSWLNRMLLPDTVGTGGDSHTRFPLGISFPAGSGLVAFAAATGVMPLDMPESVLVRFKGKMQPGITLRDLVHAIPAFAIKDGLLTVEKRGKKNAFSGRILEIEGLEHLTVEQAFELSDASAERSAAGCTINLSEDSVSEYLRSNITMLRWMINEGYGDARTLERRARKMEEWLENPSLTRADKDAEYAEVIEIDLDEIKEPIVCCPNDPDDAKFLSEVAGDKVDEVFIGSCMTNIGHFRAAGKLLEKNSDPLNTRLWIAPPTKMDKAQLETEGYYDIYSRNGVRTEMPGCSLCMGNQARVEAGATVLSTSTRNFPNRLGDGANVYLTSAELAAVGAIVGRLPTPEEYLEYAQDINSMAGEVYKYLNFDQMDAFRDAEKAAKENIIPTINVA is encoded by the coding sequence GTGCTTAAAGAGTATCGTCAGCACGTGGAAGAGCGTGCCGCAGAGGGCATCCCTCCGAAGCCATTAAACGCCGAACAAGTAGCCGATCTTGTTGAACTACTGAAGAATCCACCCGCAGGTGAAGAAGACTTCTTAGTCGAGCTATTGTCTGAGCGTGTACCACCAGGTGTTGATGAAGCGGCTTATGTAAAAGCTGGCTTTTTAAGTGCACTGGTAAAAGGCGAAATACAAAGCCCGGTTATCAGCAAAGAAGACGCTGTTAAATTGCTGGGCAATATGCACGGTGGTTACAACATCGAAACGTTGGTTGCTCTGTTAGACGACGCTGAACTGGGTCGCTTAGCCGCCGAAGAATTAAAACACACCATTTTGATGTTCGACGCTTTCCATGACGTCGAAGAAAAAATGAAAGCCGGCAACGAACTGGCCAAAGAAGTGGTTGAGTCATGGGCTGAAGGTGAGTGGTTCACCAGCCGTGATAAAATGGCAGGCCAGATTAAAGCGACCGTCTTTAAAGTGACTGGCGAAACCAATACTGACGACTTGTCTCCAGCGCCAGATGCGTGGTCACGTCCTGATATCCCGCTGCACGCTAAAGCCATGTACAAAATGCCGCGCGAAGGCATTACAGATGCCGGCAAGCAAATTGAAGAGCTGAAAGAAAAAGGTCACCCGGTTGCTTTCGTCGGTGACGTCGTAGGTACCGGTTCTTCACGTAAATCAGCAACCAACTCGGTTCTTTGGAACATCGGTGAAGACATGCCGGGTACGCCGAACAAGCGTGCGGGCGGTATCTGTATTGGCGGCAAAGTCGCTCCTATCTTCTTCAACACCATGAAAGACGCCGGTGCGTTGGTATTTGAAGCCGACGTCGAAAAAATGAATATGGGTGATGTCATTACTATTTACCCATACGAAGGCAAAATTGAAAACGAAGCGGGCGACGTTATCGCTGAGTACGACTATGCGTCACGCGTTATTCTTGACGAAGTGCGTGCTGGTGGCCGTATCAACCTGATCATTGGTCGTGGCTTAACCGCTAAGGCGCGCGAATCACTGGGCCTTGGTCACAGCGACTTATTCCTGACCCCGGAACAGCCGGCTTCAAGCGACAAAGGCTTCAGCCTGGCACAAAAATTGGTTGGCAAAGCGTGTGGCATGGACGGTGTTCGCCCGGGCACATACGTTGAGCCGAAGATGACGACCGTAGGCTCGCAGGATACCACCGGTCCAATGACTCGTGACGAGTTGAAAGACCTGGCTTGTCTTGGCTTTAACGCTGACTTGGTGATGCAGTCTTTCTGTCACACGTCAGCCTATCCGAAGCCAGTCGATGTTGAAACTCAGCATACACTGCCAGACTTCATCATGAACCGTGGCGGCGTTTCGTTGCGCCCGAACGACGGTATCATCCACAGCTGGCTGAACCGTATGTTGTTGCCGGATACCGTCGGTACTGGTGGTGACTCGCATACACGTTTCCCGCTGGGTATTTCGTTCCCGGCAGGCTCTGGTTTGGTTGCCTTCGCAGCGGCGACCGGTGTTATGCCGCTGGATATGCCAGAGTCAGTATTGGTGCGTTTTAAAGGTAAAATGCAGCCAGGTATTACCCTACGTGACCTGGTTCACGCAATTCCTGCGTTTGCCATTAAAGACGGTCTGTTGACTGTCGAGAAACGTGGCAAGAAAAACGCGTTCTCAGGTCGCATCCTGGAAATCGAAGGTCTTGAGCACTTAACCGTAGAGCAAGCGTTCGAATTGTCTGACGCCTCGGCAGAACGTTCTGCAGCGGGTTGTACCATCAACTTGTCAGAAGATTCAGTCAGTGAATACCTGCGCTCTAACATCACTATGCTGCGTTGGATGATCAACGAAGGCTACGGCGATGCGCGTACGCTTGAGCGTCGTGCTCGTAAGATGGAGGAGTGGTTAGAGAACCCATCACTGACGCGTGCCGATAAAGATGCAGAATACGCAGAAGTTATCGAAATTGACTTGGACGAAATCAAAGAGCCAATCGTTTGTTGCCCGAACGATCCTGACGACGCTAAGTTCTTAAGCGAAGTTGCCGGCGACAAAGTGGACGAAGTATTCATTGGTTCGTGCATGACCAACATTGGTCACTTCCGTGCGGCAGGTAAACTGTTAGAGAAGAACTCTGATCCGCTGAACACGCGTTTGTGGATTGCACCACCAACGAAGATGGACAAAGCACAGCTGGAAACTGAAGGCTATTACGATATTTATTCGCGTAACGGCGTTCGCACCGAAATGCCGGGCTGTTCACTGTGTATGGGTAACCAGGCTCGTGTAGAAGCGGGGGCAACCGTACTGTCAACGTCGACTCGTAACTTCCCGAACCGCTTAGGTGACGGCGCGAACGTTTATCTGACGTCTGCAGAGCTGGCCGCTGTTGGTGCTATTGTAGGCCGCCTGCCAACGCCTGAAGAGTACCTCGAGTACGCACAGGACATTAATTCGATGGCTGGCGAAGTTTATAAATACCTGAACTTTGACCAAATGGATGCTTTCCGCGACGCAGAAAAAGCGGCCAAGGAAAACATCATCCCAACCATCAACGTGGCTTAA
- a CDS encoding efflux RND transporter permease subunit: MDIARYSMTRKTTSWMFLLLLLVGGIVALTQLGRLEDPEFTIKQAMVITPYSGASARQVEEEVTYRLENAIQELSYVDNIRSISKPGLSQITVEMKSIYRADDLEQIWDELRRKVNDTKRRLPPGTGEPIVRDDFSDVYGVMLAITGPDYSYKDIEHYADFLRRELVLVDGVGKVMLSGERQEQVIVEVSRAQLGNFGIPPKQVANLLQTQNAVANAGRVTINEESMRIATNGEFSSVEDMEKLVISNPGASERIYLRDVADIYRETKDIPDHVVRYNGKPSLWLALSFADDVNVVEVGERLEQRLNELSYAQPIGMSVERIYDQPHEVENSVNNFLLNLVEAVAIVVVALLLSMGFRSGLLIGSVLLLTVLGTFIFMRLGDINLQRVSLGALIIALGMLVDNAIVIADGIMVGMRRGQSKLQAATQVVKQNQWPLLGATVIGIIAFAPIGLSSDATGEFAGSLFWVLLISLLLSWVTALTLIPFLADRLYSEKDIGDENDDAFKHPLYVKYRSALRFCLTHRAASMSAMVIMLVLAVVGFGQVKQAFFPPSTTPLFYVDLWYPQGTDIRHTEQDSKRLEDYLLDKQEVVSVATTVGQGAPRFTLTYLVEKSYESYAQLLIRVKDKESMSALMADIRQRIKNAHPDVEDKLIRVEIGPATPAKIEARFSGPDIQVLRQLSEKAQAVMRDDAGAVNIRSDWRQRTKLLQPQYDEAAGRRAGVTKEDVNNVLLGNFVGQQIGIYRDGTDLLPIVKRAPAAERVDLNNWQELQIYSPVLDRFIPLAQVVRSIETTWEDPLIMRRDRKRTLTVMADHDILSNETAAQVFERVRPKIAAIELPLGYELSWGGEHEASSKAQKALFGALPLGFLVMFIITVLLFNSIRHAAVLWTTVPLSIIGVTVGLLLLNKSFGFMALLGFLSLSGMLIKNGVVLLEQVNVELETGKSRVEALVEAAVSRVRPVGMAAATTILGMLPLLFDDFFASMATVIMFGLGFATVLTLFVVPVMYAIVQKVERPQ, from the coding sequence ATGGATATTGCACGCTATAGCATGACCCGAAAAACCACCAGCTGGATGTTTTTGCTGTTGTTGTTGGTCGGAGGAATCGTCGCTTTAACTCAGCTGGGTCGTCTGGAAGATCCCGAGTTTACGATAAAGCAAGCAATGGTCATAACGCCGTATTCCGGCGCTTCGGCTCGACAAGTGGAAGAGGAAGTAACGTATCGTCTTGAAAATGCGATTCAGGAATTGAGCTACGTAGACAATATTCGCTCCATATCTAAGCCAGGACTATCGCAAATTACGGTCGAGATGAAAAGCATTTACCGGGCGGATGATCTCGAACAAATTTGGGATGAACTTCGGCGCAAGGTCAATGATACGAAACGACGCTTACCGCCGGGCACCGGCGAGCCTATTGTTCGTGACGACTTCTCCGACGTGTATGGTGTCATGTTGGCGATTACCGGACCTGACTATTCGTACAAAGACATTGAGCACTATGCGGACTTTCTCCGGCGTGAACTGGTCTTAGTCGACGGTGTCGGCAAAGTTATGCTGTCAGGTGAGCGCCAGGAGCAGGTGATTGTCGAAGTGTCCCGAGCCCAGCTGGGAAATTTTGGTATCCCGCCTAAGCAAGTGGCCAATTTACTGCAAACACAAAACGCCGTGGCAAATGCAGGCCGTGTGACGATTAATGAAGAGTCCATGCGCATCGCCACGAACGGAGAGTTTTCCTCTGTCGAAGACATGGAAAAGTTGGTCATTAGTAATCCAGGGGCCAGTGAGCGTATTTATTTGCGCGACGTTGCTGACATCTATCGTGAGACAAAAGATATTCCGGATCACGTGGTGCGTTATAACGGAAAGCCGTCGCTCTGGCTAGCGCTGTCTTTCGCCGATGATGTGAACGTTGTGGAAGTTGGTGAGCGCCTTGAGCAGCGTTTGAATGAACTTTCCTATGCTCAGCCAATTGGCATGAGCGTTGAGCGCATTTATGACCAACCCCACGAAGTTGAAAACTCCGTTAATAACTTTTTGCTGAACTTAGTCGAGGCGGTCGCCATTGTGGTTGTGGCGCTGCTGCTGTCCATGGGCTTCAGAAGCGGTTTGCTGATTGGTTCGGTGTTGCTGCTGACGGTACTCGGCACGTTCATTTTCATGAGGCTTGGCGATATTAACCTGCAGCGGGTGTCGTTAGGTGCGTTGATTATTGCATTAGGTATGCTGGTCGACAATGCCATTGTGATTGCCGACGGCATCATGGTGGGCATGCGTCGGGGGCAGAGCAAACTTCAAGCCGCTACGCAGGTAGTTAAGCAAAACCAATGGCCGCTGTTAGGAGCGACCGTCATTGGTATTATCGCCTTTGCACCAATTGGCCTCTCTTCTGACGCCACGGGTGAGTTTGCGGGCAGCTTGTTTTGGGTCTTGCTTATTTCTTTATTGCTCAGTTGGGTAACGGCATTAACGCTGATCCCGTTTTTAGCCGACCGACTCTATTCCGAAAAAGACATTGGCGATGAGAACGACGATGCCTTTAAGCACCCACTCTATGTAAAGTATCGAAGTGCGTTGCGTTTTTGTTTAACGCATCGCGCAGCCAGCATGTCGGCAATGGTCATTATGCTGGTACTGGCGGTGGTGGGTTTCGGGCAGGTAAAACAAGCCTTTTTTCCACCTTCCACAACGCCACTGTTTTATGTGGACTTATGGTATCCACAAGGGACTGACATTCGCCACACCGAGCAGGACTCAAAACGTCTGGAAGATTATCTGCTGGATAAGCAAGAGGTGGTTTCCGTGGCAACGACCGTCGGTCAGGGCGCCCCGCGTTTTACGTTGACTTATTTGGTTGAAAAAAGCTACGAAAGCTATGCGCAATTGCTGATTCGCGTGAAAGACAAGGAGTCTATGTCAGCGCTCATGGCGGATATTCGGCAACGCATTAAAAACGCTCACCCGGACGTTGAAGACAAATTAATTCGGGTCGAGATAGGTCCGGCAACGCCAGCTAAAATTGAGGCACGTTTTTCAGGACCAGACATTCAGGTGTTACGTCAGTTGAGCGAGAAAGCACAAGCGGTAATGAGGGACGATGCAGGTGCGGTCAATATTCGCTCTGATTGGCGGCAGCGAACCAAGTTATTACAGCCTCAGTATGACGAAGCGGCAGGACGACGAGCAGGTGTCACTAAAGAAGATGTGAACAACGTATTGCTCGGTAATTTCGTTGGTCAGCAAATAGGTATTTATCGTGATGGTACGGACCTGCTGCCGATTGTAAAACGGGCCCCGGCGGCTGAACGCGTTGACTTGAATAACTGGCAGGAGCTGCAAATATACAGCCCCGTGTTGGATCGCTTTATACCGTTGGCGCAAGTCGTTCGAAGTATTGAAACGACATGGGAAGATCCCCTCATAATGAGACGTGACCGTAAACGAACACTGACGGTGATGGCCGATCACGACATTTTGAGTAATGAAACCGCGGCTCAGGTGTTCGAACGAGTTCGGCCCAAAATAGCAGCGATTGAATTACCTTTGGGTTACGAATTGAGCTGGGGTGGTGAGCACGAAGCCTCAAGCAAAGCACAAAAGGCCTTGTTCGGGGCGTTACCGTTAGGCTTTCTGGTCATGTTTATTATTACCGTGCTGCTGTTTAACAGCATTCGACACGCCGCTGTTCTATGGACGACAGTACCGCTGTCGATAATTGGTGTGACGGTTGGTCTGTTGCTGCTGAATAAGTCCTTTGGGTTTATGGCGCTGTTAGGCTTTTTAAGCTTGTCTGGTATGCTGATTAAAAATGGCGTGGTGTTACTTGAGCAGGTCAACGTTGAGCTCGAAACCGGTAAGTCGCGAGTCGAAGCGCTAGTTGAGGCCGCTGTAAGCCGTGTAAGGCCGGTCGGCATGGCGGCGGCAACCACCATACTGGGCATGCTGCCACTGCTGTTTGATGACTTCTTTGCCAGCATGGCGACGGTCATCATGTTTGGTCTCGGGTTTGCGACAGTACTGACGCTGTTCGTCGTGCCCGTTATGTACGCGATTGTTCAAAAAGTGGAGCGTCCTCAATGA
- a CDS encoding efflux RND transporter periplasmic adaptor subunit, with protein MRWLVVTSLILLIAACGEAPAQSEKTQDARPVKLLTVTENSGAQLREFPGVVEAAKVAQLTFRVAGEITELPVRPGAEVKQGELIARLDPTDYQLAVDQAKAQYELAQSQYQRNKVLVSEGVMSEAQFDQIESQRAVAKSNYETAKANLEYTELRAPFDGVIASLAVEAYENIQPKQPIVTLQINNAVDVSIQVPEQLFARVKKQTDYEPMIRFDAAPEFQFRAHLKEWDSQAGPATNTYEVVFTLPKPDNLNVLPGMTATVVVDMSQVLRSTITGILVPTKAVFTNGSDTEQRPSYVWVVGDDMTVEKRKVVVGTATNDGLTIVSGLEEGETIVVAGVHQLREGQEVREWQRERGL; from the coding sequence ATGCGTTGGTTAGTCGTTACATCTCTTATCTTACTCATTGCTGCTTGCGGTGAAGCACCTGCACAAAGCGAAAAAACACAGGATGCCCGTCCGGTTAAATTGCTGACGGTGACCGAAAATAGTGGCGCGCAACTTCGTGAGTTCCCGGGCGTGGTGGAAGCCGCTAAAGTGGCACAGCTGACGTTTCGTGTTGCGGGTGAAATTACCGAACTTCCGGTAAGGCCTGGTGCGGAAGTTAAGCAAGGTGAGCTTATTGCAAGGCTGGATCCGACCGACTATCAACTGGCTGTCGACCAGGCAAAAGCGCAATACGAGTTAGCTCAGTCTCAATACCAAAGAAACAAGGTGCTGGTAAGCGAGGGCGTTATGTCAGAGGCTCAGTTTGACCAAATTGAGTCGCAGCGAGCGGTAGCGAAATCGAACTATGAAACGGCAAAAGCGAATTTAGAGTATACCGAGCTGAGAGCGCCTTTTGACGGAGTTATTGCGAGCCTGGCTGTAGAAGCTTATGAAAATATCCAACCGAAACAGCCCATTGTTACCTTGCAAATTAATAACGCGGTGGATGTGAGTATTCAGGTGCCGGAGCAGCTTTTTGCGAGAGTTAAGAAGCAGACAGACTATGAGCCAATGATTCGGTTTGATGCTGCGCCAGAATTTCAATTCCGGGCGCATCTTAAAGAGTGGGATTCGCAAGCGGGTCCTGCAACCAACACGTATGAAGTCGTGTTCACTTTACCGAAACCCGACAACCTGAATGTTCTTCCGGGTATGACCGCGACTGTCGTCGTCGATATGTCACAAGTGCTGCGCTCGACCATCACCGGTATTTTGGTACCTACAAAAGCCGTATTTACTAATGGCAGCGATACCGAACAGCGCCCTTCTTATGTGTGGGTCGTGGGCGATGACATGACCGTTGAAAAGCGCAAGGTAGTGGTTGGTACGGCGACTAATGACGGACTGACTATCGTCAGCGGCTTAGAAGAAGGTGAAACCATAGTAGTTGCCGGCGTTCATCAGCTTCGGGAAGGTCAAGAAGTTCGTGAATGGCAACGCGAACGGGGGCTGTAA